The genomic DNA CCTGCCTTGCGCGAAATCCTCACGGGCTTCGAGGCCGGCGAGCCGATGCGCACGGTGGAAACGGGCGGCTGGAAAACGCTGGGCGAAGGCGCGGGTGCGCTGCGGCGCGCGGTCTTCATCGAGGAGCAGAACATTCCCAAGGAACTGGAGTGGGACGCGCACGATGCCGTGGTGCTGCATGCGGTGGCCCGCAACCGGCTCGGCCAGGTGATCGCGACCGGCCGGCTGCTCGATGCGGTCGATGGCACGGCCATGCTCGGCCGCATGGCCGTGCACCGCGCGCTGCGCAGCGGCGGCCACGGTGCCGCCGTGATGCAGGCGTTGGAGGCGGCCGCCAAGGCGCGCGGCGACCGCGAGATCGGCCTGCATGCGCAGCGCAGCGCCGAGCGCTTCTATGCGCGGCTGGGCTACGCCGTGCATGGCGAGCCTTTCGAGGAAGCCGGCATTCCGCACATCGAGATGCGCCGCACGCTGGGTTGATCGCAGCGCCCGAGACGGCGCTCAATAGCGCGCCGGCGGATCGGGCACGTAGCCCATCTCCGAACCCGGGAAGGCGGACGGGCCCTCGGGGCGCGGCCAGCGCGCGGGTGGAGGCACCGGAATCACACCCGCGGCAATGAGGTTCTCGCGGCTGTCGTAGCGGATGCGAACCACCTCGTCGGGCGTGGACTGTGCGCGTTCGAAGGCGGTGTGGACTACGTGCGAGGTCTCGCGCCGGCCGTGGGCGGTGCCCAGGCTCGGGCTGGGCGGCGATGGCCGGGCCAGGCTGCCTTTCGCCGATGCGGCGGATTCAGCGCCCAAGGCGCTGTCGGCGGAGCGGGCCTGTGCGGCAGGTGCAGCGGGTGCGGCCTCCGCCACCGTCGGCGGCAGCGAAGGCGGCTCGGGCACACGCTCGCGGAACATCGCGACGCCGATCACGCCCACGTCGTCCGGCCGCCCGGTGCGGCTTGCGTACGAATTGCCGATGGAGGTGAATTCGAAGGCCGCGATCTGCGAAGCGCTCTTGCGCCAGCCGGTGATGTCGCTGCGCTCGCCACCGGAAAACACATAGCCGTTCTGCAGCACGCCCGCGGTTTCGCCCGTCACGATGTTGA from Variovorax sp. V93 includes the following:
- a CDS encoding YbgC/FadM family acyl-CoA thioesterase; its protein translation is MTDEATPQRKDFRFFHRLRVRWAEVDMQKIVFNAHYLMYFDTAIADYWRALALPYEEAMHALGGDLYVRKATVDFRASARMDDVIDVGMKCARIGNSSIVFEGALFRQDQYLVGCELVYVFADPATQTSKPVPPALREILTGFEAGEPMRTVETGGWKTLGEGAGALRRAVFIEEQNIPKELEWDAHDAVVLHAVARNRLGQVIATGRLLDAVDGTAMLGRMAVHRALRSGGHGAAVMQALEAAAKARGDREIGLHAQRSAERFYARLGYAVHGEPFEEAGIPHIEMRRTLG